The following are from one region of the Amia ocellicauda isolate fAmiCal2 chromosome 1, fAmiCal2.hap1, whole genome shotgun sequence genome:
- the LOC136759903 gene encoding trace amine-associated receptor 13c-like — MYMFLLSGILITVCGNLVVIISISHFKQLHTPTNLLVLSMAVADFLLGLFVMPFSMVRTVETCWYFGDTFCLLHSSIDLILSTVSVFHLIFIAIDRYYAVCDPLLYTSKITMHVAWFFVTISWVAAIVYIDTLIYFEGNTEGMEGFDPCPGDCIIVFNAVWGTLDTMLTFFLPCSVMLCLYTKIFTVARRHSREISTMEDQMQSIEGKKRLAPRSKDRKATKTLSIVIGVFILCWLPYFVNSVMDPYVHSSTPPIVVDALQWLGYFNSGCNPIIYGFFYPWFQKALNLILTCEIFNPESSLISVYSGSH; from the coding sequence atgtacatgtttttgctatctgGTATACTGATCACAGTTTGTGGGAACCTAGTGGTGATAATTTCTATCTCTCACTTTAAGCAGCTCCACACTCCAACCAATCTTCTTGTCCTGTCAATGGCTGTTGCAGACTTTTTACTTGGATTGTTTGTGATGCCGTTCAGCATGGTGAGAACTGTTGAAACATGCTGGTATTTTGGCGATACATTTTGTCTTCTGCACTCAAGTATTGACTTGATTTTGTCTACTGTTTCAGTTTTTCATCTGATATTCATTGCTATTGATCGTTACTATGCTGTGTGTGATCCCTTACTTTACACCAGTAAAATAACAATGCATGTGGCATGGTTCTTTGTTACAATTAGCTGGGTTGCTGCAATAGTGTACATAGACACACTAATATATTTTGAGGGAAATACTGAAGGCATGGAAGGTTTTGATCCCTGTCCGGGGGACTGCATTATTGTCTTTAATGCTGTGTGGGGCACTCTTGATACAATGCTTACATTTTTCTTACCATGTTCTGTAATGCTCTGTCTTTACACAAAGATATTTACCGTGGCAAGAAGGCATTCAAGAGAAATCAGTACAATGGAGGACCAGATGCAATCAATAGAGGGCAAAAAAAGACTTGCTCCTCGCAGTAAAGATAGGAAAGCAACTAAAACATTGTCCATTGTTATTGGAGTGTTTATTCTTTGCTGGTTACCTTACTTTGTTAATAGTGTAATGGATCCCTATGTACATTCTTCAACTCCTCCAATTGTTGTTGATGCTCTGCAGTGGCTGGGATATTTCAATTCTGGCTGCAACCCAATTATCTATGGCTTTTTTTATCCTTGGTTCCAGAAAGCTCTAAACCTCATTCTGACCTGTGAAATATTTAATCCAGAGTCCTCTTTAATCAGTGTATATTCAGGAAGTCACTAA